tacaaatactcgggggacttaaatgtaattatgtgataaaggaagggacaaatatgtaataagtgaggagtccttattctataaaaggacccctcgcTCTCACAATTGGAGGAAGCCATTTCTTAAGGCTCCttcatcctctcaaagctctcacattacagagctccctcactcccctcacctctcaaataaatacataatcagtgtgaacgtagcccaaaccttggggtgaaccacaatacatcttgtgttatttacattacatgcagattcacggtcggatttacgttgttccaagacctccggttttgtgcatcaacatttggcaccgtctgtgggaatcgatacgaaaagttatgtcggatctctctcaatttttcacctcagccgtgaatctgcaaaatctgcaaaaacccaacaacccaaagctttcccagaaaaaaaatccaagaaaaccaAACACCACAGCTACCGCCGCATCTGTTCATGTCTCTAAATATAGACTACTTTTTGCCCCTTCTCAGGAGCCATAGGTTCTTTGCAACCCGGTCTTGGAGCCCAATAATTTCAAGTTTCGGCCTTTTATTTCTGCTTCTCTCTTACCTTGTTCCTGGAACTGGGTTTTCATTTCCATGAAGACCTCACTCCCCTTCGCTCCGAGCCAAACCTGCGACGGTGAGAATGGCGGGTATTGTCAAAACGCCGGGGGCTTTCGCAGTGACGCCCTCTCAAATCTCAGTCCTGTCTGCATACAGCTCCAGATCTACGTGCCGATCTACATTCCGCTCCAGAACTACGTGCCGCCCTTTCAAATCTCAGTCCCGTTCCCCTTCTCCACCGTCGACCAACACAACCTCGACGCCGACGCCAACTGCACAATAGACTTCTTTGATGCAAAACCAATTACTTCCCGGGTCTGCCGTCAATGGCGGATTCTGTTGGAAAGCCAAGAATTTTACCATCACAGGAAGAATATCGCACGCAACCACAAAGTTGCATGCTTGGTTCAAGCTCTTCCTCGAAAGCTTGTTGCATCAGAATCTGACGTACCCAAATCCATCGAGCCATCGAGTTTCGGAATCACCGTGTTTGACCCGGTGAGTCGTTCGTGGGATAGACTCGACCCGGTTCCTCAGTACCCAAATGGTATGCCCTGGTGGTGGGGACTGGAGGACAAGGCGTGGAATGCGGGACATTGTCCGAGGCATTGTGTTGGAGTAGTAGGGGAAAATGGGAGATTGGTGAGTTGGGGTGAGTTGGACTCGGCGGTCCGAGTTGGAACGTGTGGTGTCATG
The nucleotide sequence above comes from Malus sylvestris chromosome 16, drMalSylv7.2, whole genome shotgun sequence. Encoded proteins:
- the LOC126608880 gene encoding uncharacterized protein LOC126608880, with amino-acid sequence MKTSLPFAPSQTCDGENGGYCQNAGGFRSDALSNLSPVCIQLQIYVPIYIPLQNYVPPFQISVPFPFSTVDQHNLDADANCTIDFFDAKPITSRVCRQWRILLESQEFYHHRKNIARNHKVACLVQALPRKLVASESDVPKSIEPSSFGITVFDPVSRSWDRLDPVPQYPNGMPWWWGLEDKAWNAGHCPRHCVGVVGENGRLVSWGELDSAVRVGTCGVMLQGGTLVVGSEYQGASQGFYMAEEMKGGQNGKSDMISVLDEFSGFVQSGCCAEI